The following proteins come from a genomic window of Pyxidicoccus sp. MSG2:
- a CDS encoding alpha/beta hydrolase has protein sequence MDPRKTAPFDLGRGEDVCLLLHGFTGSPWDVRPLGEALAARGMRVVAPRLPGHGTTPQALLHVNWRDWQAAADSALLALHGHRNIFVAGLSMGALLALGLAARHPETVKALALVAPAVRFRGPRMFLIKQLARTPVLEWAHPWVEKTGTDLSDPEALAQAPVLPAFPVARLRDLCTLQNLAVRDVAHVRCPTLVAVAEQDHVVDPEGGRWLARRLTASPAVRFLSLRDGFHIIPRDTAGPLLASEVAGFLEQWRYSESWDTRHAGA, from the coding sequence ATGGACCCGCGGAAGACAGCGCCCTTCGACCTGGGCCGGGGCGAGGACGTGTGCCTGCTGCTGCACGGCTTCACCGGCAGCCCGTGGGACGTGCGCCCGCTGGGAGAGGCCCTGGCCGCGCGCGGAATGCGCGTGGTGGCCCCCCGGCTGCCGGGGCACGGCACCACGCCCCAGGCGCTGCTGCACGTCAACTGGCGCGACTGGCAGGCCGCGGCGGACAGCGCGCTGCTCGCGCTGCACGGCCACCGGAACATCTTCGTCGCGGGCCTCTCCATGGGCGCGCTGCTGGCGCTGGGGCTGGCGGCCCGGCACCCGGAAACGGTGAAGGCCCTGGCGCTGGTGGCCCCGGCGGTGCGCTTCCGGGGGCCGCGCATGTTCCTCATCAAGCAGCTCGCTCGCACCCCGGTGCTGGAGTGGGCGCACCCCTGGGTGGAGAAGACGGGCACGGACCTGTCGGACCCGGAGGCGCTGGCCCAGGCGCCCGTCCTCCCGGCCTTCCCGGTGGCGCGGCTGAGAGACCTCTGCACCCTGCAGAACCTGGCGGTGCGGGACGTGGCGCACGTGCGCTGTCCCACGCTGGTGGCGGTGGCGGAGCAGGACCACGTGGTGGACCCGGAGGGCGGGCGGTGGCTCGCCCGCAGGCTCACCGCGAGCCCGGCGGTGCGCTTCCTCTCCCTGCGCGACGGCTTCCACATCATCCCCCGGGACACGGCGGGTCCGCTGCTGGCGTCCGAAGTCGCGGGCTTCCTGGAGCAGTGGCGCTACTCGGAGTCATGGGACACCCGGCACGCGGGCGCCTGA
- a CDS encoding DUF3467 domain-containing protein, giving the protein MADTPKPPDMQLQIQIDEDVANGQYVNMALVNHSDTEFTLDFIYVQPQVAKARVRSRIITNPKHMKRLLAAMQDNIARYEAKYGAIVLRDDDSGMH; this is encoded by the coding sequence ATGGCGGACACTCCGAAGCCCCCGGACATGCAGTTGCAGATACAGATAGACGAGGACGTGGCCAATGGTCAGTACGTGAACATGGCCCTTGTGAACCACTCGGACACCGAGTTCACCCTGGACTTCATCTACGTCCAGCCCCAGGTCGCCAAGGCCCGGGTCCGCTCCCGCATCATCACCAACCCCAAGCACATGAAGCGCCTGCTGGCGGCCATGCAGGACAACATCGCCCGCTACGAGGCGAAGTACGGCGCCATCGTCCTGCGCGACGACGAC